One Cupriavidus oxalaticus genomic region harbors:
- a CDS encoding TauD/TfdA dioxygenase family protein: protein MTTAIAHATVSRQQSAPPSNVIDAGQDFEIRALDAPLGAEVLGLDLSRPLSGSDFARIHRAHLDYHVVVFRDQRITPAQQVDFSRRFGPLQVHVLHQFQLPGHAEVLVVSNVVENGKPIGLGDAGHFWHSDLSYKEKPSLGSLLHARELPAAGGDTLFANMHLAWDSLPAELQRTVDGLYAEHTYLARYAELQQRSPWRPNLTPEQIAQVRPVLQPVVRTHPETGRKALFVSEHFTTRIAGLPENESRDLLEQLFAHSVKPEHVYRHQWQPHDLVFWDNRSLLHLAAGCPDHLRRVMYRTTIEGDVPR, encoded by the coding sequence ATGACGACCGCAATCGCCCACGCCACTGTTTCGCGCCAGCAGAGCGCTCCACCTTCCAACGTCATCGATGCCGGCCAGGATTTCGAGATTCGCGCGCTGGACGCGCCGCTGGGTGCCGAGGTGCTCGGCCTCGACCTGTCCCGCCCGCTGTCCGGCAGCGATTTCGCGCGCATCCATCGCGCCCACCTCGACTATCACGTGGTGGTGTTCCGCGACCAGCGGATCACCCCGGCGCAGCAGGTCGACTTCAGCCGCCGCTTCGGCCCGCTGCAGGTCCACGTGCTGCACCAGTTCCAGCTGCCCGGCCATGCCGAAGTGCTGGTGGTGTCGAATGTGGTGGAGAACGGCAAGCCGATCGGGCTCGGCGATGCCGGCCACTTCTGGCATTCGGACCTGTCGTACAAGGAAAAGCCGAGCCTGGGCTCGCTGCTGCATGCGCGCGAGCTGCCCGCCGCAGGTGGCGATACGCTGTTCGCCAACATGCACCTGGCATGGGATAGCTTGCCCGCGGAACTTCAGCGCACCGTCGACGGCCTGTACGCCGAGCACACCTACCTGGCGCGCTATGCCGAACTGCAGCAGCGCAGCCCGTGGCGCCCCAACCTGACGCCGGAGCAGATCGCGCAGGTCAGGCCGGTATTGCAGCCGGTAGTGCGCACCCATCCCGAGACCGGCCGCAAGGCGCTCTTCGTCAGCGAGCACTTCACCACGCGCATTGCCGGCCTGCCCGAAAACGAGAGCCGCGACCTGCTCGAGCAGCTGTTCGCGCACAGCGTCAAGCCCGAGCACGTCTACCGCCACCAGTGGCAGCCGCATGACCTGGTGTTCTGGGACAACCGCTCGCTGCTGCACCTGGCCGCGGGCTGTCCGGACCACCTGCGGCGCGTGATGTACCGCACCACCATCGAAGGCGACGTGCCGCGCTGA
- a CDS encoding ABC transporter ATP-binding protein has translation MATHSLRVVSDRAAPLLPPLLQIDGVSLEYRTPERIVRATHQVSFDVHAGDRFVLLGPSGCGKSTLLKAVAGFVAPAEGEIRLEGQRVRQPGPDRIVVFQEFDQLPPWKTVVQNVMFPLRQARGLSRAEARERALDSLEKVGLADFADAYPHTLSGGMKQRVAIARALAMRPKVLLMDEPFAALDALTRRRMQEELLALWDDAGFTLLFVTHSIEEALVVGSRILLLSPHPGRVRAELNSHQFGLASQGGTEFQAAAQRIHTMLFGEPAAEAQTPRARSAASR, from the coding sequence ATGGCCACGCACAGCCTGCGCGTGGTGTCGGACCGGGCCGCGCCGCTGCTCCCGCCGTTGCTTCAGATTGACGGCGTCTCGCTGGAGTACCGCACGCCCGAGCGCATCGTGCGCGCCACGCACCAGGTCAGCTTCGACGTGCATGCGGGCGACCGCTTCGTGCTGCTGGGGCCCTCGGGCTGCGGCAAATCGACCTTGCTCAAGGCGGTGGCCGGTTTCGTCGCGCCCGCCGAGGGCGAGATCCGGCTGGAAGGCCAGCGCGTGCGGCAGCCCGGTCCGGACCGGATCGTGGTGTTCCAGGAGTTCGACCAGCTGCCGCCGTGGAAGACCGTGGTGCAGAACGTCATGTTCCCGCTGCGGCAGGCGCGCGGCCTGTCGCGTGCCGAAGCGCGCGAGCGCGCGCTGGACAGCCTGGAGAAGGTCGGGCTGGCCGATTTCGCGGATGCCTACCCGCATACGCTGTCGGGCGGCATGAAGCAGCGCGTGGCGATCGCGCGGGCGCTGGCAATGCGGCCCAAGGTGCTGCTGATGGACGAGCCCTTTGCCGCGCTCGACGCGCTGACGCGCCGGCGCATGCAGGAAGAGCTGCTGGCGCTGTGGGACGACGCGGGTTTCACGCTGCTGTTCGTCACGCACTCGATCGAGGAAGCGCTGGTGGTGGGCAGCCGCATCCTGCTGCTGTCGCCGCACCCGGGCCGCGTGCGCGCCGAACTGAACAGCCACCAGTTCGGCCTGGCCAGCCAGGGCGGCACGGAATTCCAGGCCGCCGCGCAACGCATCCACACCATGCTGTTCGGCGAGCCCGCCGCCGAGGCGCAGACGCCGCGCGCGCGCAGCGCAGCGAGCCGTTAG
- a CDS encoding ABC transporter substrate-binding protein has translation MFQRVSRKLGLLALSAGLAISGTAHAEGKLRIAEQFGVVYLLLNVARDQQLIEKHGKQQGVDVKVEWTQLSGGAAVNDALLSGAIDIAGAGVGPLLTLWDRTHGKQNVRGVASLGNFPYYLVSNNAKVKTIADFTEKDRIALPAVGVSVQSRVLQLAAAKQWGDKEYNRLDKWTVAVPHPDAAAAIISGGTEITGHFGNPPFQEQELAGNPNARIVLNSYDVLGGPSSSTVLYATEKFRNDNPKTYRAFVDALAEAAAFATANPEAAADIYLRQSKARTDRALLVRVLKNPQVQFKVAPQNTLVLASFMHRVGAIRNQPKSWQDYFFQDPVTAQGS, from the coding sequence ATGTTCCAACGTGTTTCCCGCAAGCTGGGCCTGCTCGCACTGAGCGCCGGCCTGGCGATTTCCGGCACCGCACACGCCGAAGGCAAGCTGCGCATCGCCGAACAGTTCGGCGTGGTCTACCTGCTGCTCAACGTGGCGCGCGACCAGCAGCTGATCGAAAAGCACGGCAAGCAGCAGGGCGTCGACGTCAAGGTCGAATGGACCCAGCTGTCCGGCGGCGCAGCGGTCAACGACGCGCTGCTGTCCGGCGCGATCGACATCGCCGGTGCCGGCGTCGGCCCGCTGCTGACGCTGTGGGACCGCACCCATGGCAAGCAGAACGTGCGCGGCGTGGCCTCGCTCGGCAACTTCCCGTACTACCTGGTGAGCAACAATGCCAAGGTGAAGACCATTGCCGACTTCACCGAGAAAGACCGCATCGCCTTGCCGGCGGTGGGCGTGTCGGTGCAGTCGCGGGTGCTGCAGCTGGCAGCGGCGAAGCAATGGGGCGACAAGGAGTACAACCGGCTCGACAAGTGGACCGTGGCGGTGCCGCATCCCGATGCCGCTGCCGCGATCATCTCGGGCGGCACGGAAATCACCGGGCATTTCGGCAACCCGCCGTTTCAGGAGCAGGAGCTGGCCGGCAACCCGAACGCGCGCATCGTGCTGAACTCGTATGACGTGCTGGGCGGACCGAGCTCGTCGACGGTGCTGTACGCGACCGAGAAATTCCGCAACGACAACCCCAAGACCTACCGCGCCTTCGTCGATGCGCTGGCCGAAGCGGCTGCGTTCGCCACCGCCAATCCGGAGGCCGCCGCCGATATCTACCTGCGCCAGAGCAAGGCCAGGACCGACCGTGCGCTGCTGGTGCGCGTGCTGAAGAACCCGCAGGTGCAGTTCAAGGTGGCGCCGCAGAACACGCTTGTGCTGGCCTCGTTCATGCACCGCGTCGGCGCGATCCGCAACCAGCCGAAGTCCTGGCAGGATTACTTCTTCCAGGACCCGGTCACCGCGCAGGGGAGCTGA
- a CDS encoding ABC transporter permease, with translation MTQSTLALPESPELRPDFRPLVRPEYERDIEPFTDAPLARALPWQQRLWQHGWLRKAVILLALALVWEIVARVQDNDLLLPTFLATLRAFVQDVASGELPGKAAVSLSVLLRGYAAGIVLAFVLTSLAVSTRFGRDVLDTLTAMFNPLPAIALLPLALLWFGLGTTSLVFVLVHSVLWPLALNMYAGFQAVPQTLRMAGRNYGLRGPRYVALVLVPAALPAILSGLKIGWAFAWRTLIAAELVFGASSGKGGLGWFIFQNRNELYTDRVFAGLAAVILIGLLVEGLVFTTLERLTVRRWGMQH, from the coding sequence ATGACGCAATCCACCCTGGCGCTCCCGGAGTCGCCCGAACTCCGCCCCGACTTCCGGCCGCTGGTGCGCCCGGAATACGAGCGCGACATCGAACCCTTCACCGACGCGCCGCTGGCGCGCGCGCTGCCGTGGCAGCAGCGGCTGTGGCAGCACGGCTGGCTGCGCAAGGCCGTGATCCTGCTGGCGCTGGCACTGGTGTGGGAAATCGTGGCACGCGTGCAGGACAACGACCTGCTGCTGCCGACCTTCCTGGCGACCCTGCGCGCCTTCGTGCAGGATGTGGCCAGCGGCGAACTGCCGGGCAAGGCGGCGGTGTCGCTGTCGGTGCTGCTGCGCGGCTATGCCGCGGGTATCGTGCTGGCGTTCGTGCTGACCTCGCTGGCGGTGTCGACGCGCTTCGGCCGCGATGTGCTGGACACGCTGACCGCCATGTTCAACCCGCTGCCGGCGATCGCGCTCTTGCCGCTGGCGCTGCTGTGGTTCGGGCTGGGCACCACGAGCCTGGTGTTCGTGCTGGTCCACTCGGTGCTGTGGCCGCTGGCGCTGAACATGTACGCCGGCTTCCAGGCGGTGCCGCAGACGCTGCGCATGGCCGGGCGCAACTACGGCCTGCGCGGGCCGCGCTATGTCGCGCTGGTGCTGGTGCCCGCCGCGCTGCCGGCGATCCTGTCGGGGCTGAAGATCGGCTGGGCCTTTGCCTGGCGCACGCTGATCGCGGCCGAGCTGGTGTTCGGCGCGTCGTCGGGCAAGGGCGGGCTGGGCTGGTTCATTTTCCAGAACCGCAACGAGCTCTATACGGACCGCGTGTTCGCGGGCCTGGCGGCGGTGATCCTGATCGGCCTGCTGGTGGAAGGGCTGGTCTTCACCACGCTGGAGCGGCTGACCGTACGCCGCTGGGGCATGCAGCACTAA
- a CDS encoding helix-turn-helix domain-containing protein yields the protein MANLVNNRRVSFLSLRAFVALMQHRDTARAAQALGIQTQRLHYQIRGLEAALGTPLFSVGNPSWLPTSTGVKALPKIMAMLRIWEQIEPRPSAGRNGLPPPAFSAAACRGPAFWVRHATM from the coding sequence ATGGCAAATCTTGTCAACAACAGGCGCGTCAGCTTCCTGTCGTTGCGCGCTTTCGTCGCACTGATGCAGCACCGCGACACCGCCCGCGCCGCGCAAGCGCTGGGCATCCAGACCCAGAGACTCCATTACCAGATCCGCGGCCTGGAGGCCGCGCTCGGCACGCCGCTGTTCAGTGTGGGCAACCCCAGCTGGCTGCCCACGTCCACCGGCGTCAAGGCCTTGCCCAAAATCATGGCCATGCTGCGAATCTGGGAACAGATCGAGCCGCGCCCGAGCGCCGGCCGCAACGGCCTGCCGCCGCCGGCGTTCAGCGCCGCCGCGTGCCGCGGCCCGGCGTTCTGGGTCCGGCACGCGACGATGTAG